One genomic window of Gavia stellata isolate bGavSte3 chromosome 7, bGavSte3.hap2, whole genome shotgun sequence includes the following:
- the GPHB5 gene encoding glycoprotein hormone beta-5 translates to MKLHCVILGALLLLLLAGCGCTLKTSAIDLRTFIGCAVREFTFLAKKPGCKGLRVTTDACWGRCETWEKPALQPPYIESYHRVCTYNETKMMMVKLPKCAPDVDPFYTYPVAIRCDCDICSTATTECETA, encoded by the exons ATGAAGCTCCACTGCGTGATCCTGGGtgctctgcttctcctgctgctggccgGCTGTGGGTGCACACTCAAGACCTCCGCCATCGACCTTCGCACCTTCATTGGCTGCGCTGTGCGCGAGTTCACCTTCCTGGCCAAGAAACCCGGCTGCAAGGGGCTGCGGGTGACGACGGATGCGTGCTGGGGACGCTGCGAGACCTGGGAG AAGCCGGCACTGCAACCGCCTTACATCGAGTCTTACCACCGTGTTTGCACCTACAATGAAACCAAGATGATGATGGTGAAGCTGCCGAAGTGTGCCCCTGACGTGGATCCCTTCTACACCTACCCGGTGGCCATCCGCTGCGACTGCGACATCTGCTCCACTGCGACGACCGAATGTGAGACTGCCTGA